In Caretta caretta isolate rCarCar2 chromosome 4, rCarCar1.hap1, whole genome shotgun sequence, one genomic interval encodes:
- the LOC125635837 gene encoding homeobox protein Nkx-6.1-like, giving the protein MLTTTLLPFGLPAPALLTHPGPQLPGHSPKAPAGKSFTINALLGRADPSPPPPPPPPGPGRWDPVWPDSAWPGGALQLCAQAHPLLQPRPLYPVCYPGWRAPLRAPGYLLSKCCFPGFRAKSGKSKRVRTIFSSDQLARLEKEFARQQYMVGTERCLLASALHLTEEQVKVWFQNRRIKWRKQSLEQQQAKLVKMGLATPQRSQDSQTYQREEGDRDFTKESTNDQEGLSSPHLE; this is encoded by the exons ATGCTGACTACGACCCTGCTGCCCTTTGGGCTGCCCGCTCCGGCCCTGCTGACTCACCCCGGCCCCCAGCTCCCCGGACACTCCCCCAAGGCTCCGGCGGGGAAATCCTTCACCATCAACGCTCTGCTGGGCCGGGCAGACCcctcgccgccgccgccgccgccacctcCTGGCCCCGGGCGCTGGGACCCCGTCTGGCCAGACAGCGCCTGGCCGGGCGGTGCGCTCCAGCTGTGCGCCCAGGcgcatcccctcctgcagcctcgGCCGCTCTATCCCGTCTGCTACCCGGGCTGGCGGGCCCCTCTGAGAGCCCCAG GGTATCTGCTCTCCAAATGCTGcttcccaggcttcagagccAAGTCGGGCAAATCCAAGCGGGTCAGGACCATCTTCAGCAGCGACCAGCTGGCCCGGCTGGAGAAGGAGTTCGCCCGGCAGCAGTACATGGTGGGCACCGAGCGGTGTCTGTTGGCCTCCGCTCTCCACCTCACCGAGGAGCAG GTAAAAGTGTGGTTCCAGAACAGACGGATTAAGTGGAGGAAGCAGAGCCTGGAACAGCAACAAGCCAAACTGGTGAAGATGGGTCTGGCCACTCCCCAAAGGAGCCAGGATTCGCAGACCTaccagagagaggaaggggacagggaCTTTACCAAGGAATCTACCAATGATCAGGAAGGTTTGTCCTCCCCTCACTTGGAGTAA